In Marinobacter salsuginis, one DNA window encodes the following:
- the rpsI gene encoding 30S ribosomal protein S9, whose protein sequence is MSVAQNYGTGRRKTSTARVFIKPGSGNISINGRSIEDFFGRDTLRMIVRQPLVVAESTDRFDIQITVKGGGISGQAGAIRHGLTRALMDYDETLRPALRKAGYVTRDAREVERKKVGLRKARKRPQYSKR, encoded by the coding sequence ATGTCTGTAGCACAAAATTACGGTACTGGTCGCCGCAAGACATCCACGGCTCGGGTTTTTATCAAGCCGGGAAGCGGTAACATCTCTATCAATGGTCGCTCAATCGAAGATTTCTTCGGTCGTGACACCCTGCGCATGATCGTTCGTCAGCCGCTGGTTGTTGCCGAGTCTACCGATCGTTTTGATATCCAAATCACCGTGAAGGGTGGTGGTATCAGTGGTCAGGCCGGCGCTATTCGCCACGGTCTGACTCGCGCCCTGATGGATTACGACGAAACTCTGCGTCCGGCGCTGCGTAAAGCGGGTTACGTTACCCGTGACGCGCGTGAAGTCGAGCGTAAGAAAGTGGGTCTGCGTAAGGCGCGTAAGCGTCCTCAGTACTCCAAGCGTTAA
- the rplM gene encoding 50S ribosomal protein L13 — MKTLSAKPETVKRDWYVVDAAGKTLGRLSTEIALRLRGKHKPEYTPHVDTGDYIVVINASQVRVTGKKASDKMYYSHTGFPGGIKSINFEKLVDKAPEQIIQKSVKGMLPKGPLGRAMFKKLKIYAGAEHPHAAQQPKELDI, encoded by the coding sequence ATGAAGACTCTGAGTGCGAAACCAGAAACAGTAAAACGTGACTGGTACGTTGTAGACGCAGCCGGCAAGACGCTGGGTCGTCTGTCAACCGAAATCGCCCTACGTCTGCGGGGCAAGCATAAGCCTGAGTACACCCCTCACGTAGACACTGGCGATTACATTGTTGTGATCAACGCGAGCCAGGTGCGGGTTACCGGCAAGAAGGCATCTGACAAGATGTACTACAGTCATACCGGCTTTCCGGGTGGAATCAAGTCCATCAACTTCGAGAAGCTGGTCGACAAGGCTCCCGAGCAAATCATTCAGAAGTCTGTCAAAGGCATGCTTCCGAAAGGCCCGCTCGGTCGCGCCATGTTCAAGAAGCTGAAAATCTATGCCGGCGCTGAGCATCCTCACGCAGCCCAGCAGCCCAAAGAACTCGACATTTAA
- a CDS encoding TatD family hydrolase, which produces MQLIDAHCHFDFPQFDGRREAELEQARSLGLRRLVIPGVRRPDWDRVRDTALAHNGLFYCLGIHPWFVDEHSEEDLSELRRRLAARPERCVAIGECGLDRLKGSLEVQWPWFNSQVALADEFDMPLVIHSVKTHDEVHSLLNRRQWAGRALIHGFSGSFQQAVKLVDLGCFIGVGGVITHPRARKTRDAIARLPLEALVLETDAPDMAPEGVPQGQNSPRYLPDILKVLAEIRGDTPEQLAPVLLDNVFRLYGWSGADIGE; this is translated from the coding sequence GTGCAGCTGATCGACGCCCATTGCCATTTTGATTTCCCTCAGTTCGATGGCCGGCGCGAAGCGGAGCTCGAGCAGGCCCGATCGCTCGGACTCCGCCGACTGGTCATACCCGGTGTCCGGCGGCCAGACTGGGACAGGGTCCGTGACACAGCGCTTGCCCATAATGGCCTGTTCTACTGTCTCGGGATTCATCCCTGGTTTGTTGACGAGCATTCCGAAGAGGATCTGTCGGAGCTTCGCAGGCGACTTGCGGCTCGGCCCGAGCGCTGCGTCGCCATAGGGGAGTGTGGGCTCGATCGCCTCAAGGGCAGCCTTGAAGTGCAGTGGCCCTGGTTCAACAGCCAGGTGGCACTAGCCGACGAGTTCGACATGCCGCTGGTGATCCATTCCGTTAAGACTCATGACGAAGTACACAGCCTGCTCAACCGTCGGCAGTGGGCGGGACGGGCCCTGATTCACGGCTTCAGTGGCAGTTTTCAGCAGGCCGTAAAGCTGGTCGATCTGGGGTGCTTCATCGGCGTGGGAGGCGTGATCACTCACCCCCGGGCACGAAAGACCCGTGATGCAATCGCAAGGTTGCCACTGGAAGCGCTGGTGCTTGAAACGGATGCGCCGGACATGGCGCCGGAGGGTGTACCGCAGGGGCAGAATTCTCCCCGGTATTTGCCGGATATTCTGAAGGTGCTTGCAGAGATTCGTGGCGACACGCCAGAGCAGCTGGCGCCGGTGTTGCTGGATAATGTGTTCCGGCTTTACGGTTGGTCCGGCGCGGATATAGGGGAATAA